CGACATCAGCCCCGACTCGGCCAACTGGGGCAACCGTGCTTATGCGGATTTTTTCCGCAAGAAAACCATCGTAACCCGCCCTGTTCTGCTGGCGCGGTAGGCCCGTTGTGCCGCTGCTACAGTGCGGCAGTCCGGCTTTGGATAATGCGCATTGGGCGCTGCATCGTCGGCGAAGCCCGGCAAGAACTGGCGATGACGCAGTGGACTGGTAGCTAGCTGCCGGCTTTGCTCTTTTTCCGTCCTCGACGCCATGCCGATGACGTCGCGGACGCGCACCTCCTCGTCCATCATCTTATCGAAGGCCTTGTTGACGTCCTGCGTGTCAATTCCTTTTCACTTCGGGCAGGAAGTCGTGCTCGGTGCGAAAATCCAGCACCTCCCGCGTCCCGGCAATGCCGCCGATGACGATACTGGCCACCGCGCTGTCGCTCGCTGCATCTTTACGCCATGAAAACGCTGCTGCTGCCCACCAAAACCTACCGTCTCAACGGCCGCCTGTGGTTCGAAACCGAAGACGGGCGCTTCCTTGGCATCGGGCGACTGGAGCTGCTGGAGCACATTGCCGCGCTGGGCTCCATCTCGAAGGCCGCACAGGCCATGGGCATGTCGTACAAGCGCGCCTGGGACCTGGTGAGCTCGATGAATGCACAAGCCAGCACCCCGCTGGTGGCCACCCAAACCGGTGGCACCAAGGGCGGCGGCGCTATTGTCACCGAAGCCGGCCAGGCGGCCATTGCCGAATTCCGGGCGCTGCAGGAGCGTTTTCAGGAATTCATGGCCGCCGAAACAAAGCGCGTGCAGGAGCGTTAGCAGGCCGCGGAGCGTTATATCTTCGCTAACATAACGCCGATTCACCCCTGCTCGCTTGACTCATTCCATTACCCCCGCAGCGCTTCGCCGCTTCCGTTTCCCGCTCGTTTGGCTGGCATTATTGGGCAGTGCGACGGTGGCCCGTGCCCAGACCACCGCCCCCGCTGATACCGCGCGCAAAAAGCTCAATCTGGAGGAGGTGGTGGTGTCGGCCTCGCGGGTCGAGGAAGGCTTTCTGCAGTCGCCGGTGACGGTGGAAAAGCTCAGCGCCCGGGCTTTGCGCCTCACGCCAGCCCCGTCGTTTTTCGACGCCATCGAGCACCTGAAGGGCGTGCAGGTCATCACGCCCAGCCTGGGTTTCAAGGTGATAAACGCCCGGGGCTTCGCTAACACCACCAACGTGCGCTTTGCCCAGCTCGTGGACGGCATCGACAACCAGGCGCCGCACATCGGCGGGCCCATCGGCAACGTGCTGGGGCCCAGCGACCTCGACATTGAACGCGTGGAAGTGGTACCGGGCACGGCCTCGGCCCTCTACGGCCTGAACGCCATCAACGGGCTGGCCAATTTCAGCACCCGCAACCCCTTCCGCTCCGCAGGGCTGAGCGTGCAGCAGAAAACCGGCCTCAACCACCTGGGCGACCCCGCCACCGGCACGCGGGCCTACTCGGAAACCAGCCTGCGCTACGCCCGGGTGCTGCTGGCCGATAAGCTCGCCTTTAAGGTGAACGGCACGCTGCTGCGGGGCTACGATTGGGTGGCCCGGGATGCCACTGACCTCAACCCGGCTGGCAACGCCAACGTGGGCCTGCTGGGCGCCGACAACCCGGCCCGCGACCCGGTGAACAGCTATGGCAACGAGTCGTCGGACCGCAGCAACTTCGCCCTGCTCAGCTCGCCCGACCCGCAAAGCACCAAAACCTACCAGGTGGCGCGCACCGGCTACGACGAGCGGGACCTGGTTGACTATACCCTGCGCACCATCAAGGCCGACGCGGCCCTGCACTACCGGCCAAAGCCCGGTGCCGAGCTGAGCTACACCTACCGCGTGGCCGGCTTCGATAACGTGTACCAGCGCTCGAACCGCTTCCGGCTGCAGGGCTACCTCTTGCAGCAGCACGCCGTGCAGCTCATCACGCCGGTGGTGCAGGCGCGGGCCTACCTCACCCAGGAAAACACCGGCCGCAGCTACAACCTGCGCTCGATGGGCGAGAACCTGGACCGCAACTTCAAGCCCGACGACCAGTGGAAGCGCGACTTCACCGCCGCCTGGAACGCCGCCGTGCGGGCCGGCCAGCCGGTGGCGCAGGCCCAGGCCGCGGCCCGCGCCGCTGCCGACGCCGGCCGCTACCAGCCCGGCACGGCCTTATTTGGGCAGAAATTGAGTGAGTTGCAGGATATCAACAACTGGGACGTGGGCGCGGCCCTGCGCGTGCGCGCCGCCCTGGCTCACGCCGAAGCCCAGGTGAACCTGGCCGAGGCCCTGCGTCGCGGCGGCCACCCCTTCCCCACCCGCCTCGACCTGCTGGCCGGCGCCGACCACCGCACCTACGTGGTGGTGCCCGACGGCAACTACTTCATCAATCCCAACCCCGGCAAAGACCCGCTCGCCGACAACCTCACCTATTCCAAAACCGGCGGCTTCGTGCAGGCCGGCGGCCGCTTGCTGGCCGACAAGCTGCGGCTAACGGCCACCCTGCGCGCCGACAAAAACGACTACTTCGACGTGAAATTCAACCCACGCTTTACGGCCGTTTATTCGCCCACACAGCGGCAGAATTTCCGGCTGAGCTACCAGACGGGTTATCGGTTTCCGAGCTTGTTTGAGGGGTTTTCGAACGTGAACAGCGGGCAGGTGAAACGCATTGGCGGGCTGCGGGTGATGTCGGACGGGGTGTTTGAAAACAGCTACCTGCGCAGCAGCATCGACTTGTTTACCAAAGCCGTGACCGACGCGGCCAACGCAAACGCCTCGACCACGCTCACGCCCGCCCAGAAAACGCAACTAGCCGTGCAGCAAAACCAAAATCTACTGGTAAAAAACCCCTACACCTACCTCCGGCCCGAGCACATTCGCTCGCTGGAGCTGGGCTATAAGGCCGCGCTGGGCCCTAGCGGCCGCCTGCTGGCCGACGTGGACTTTTACTATAATGCTTATCGCGACTTCATTGCCCAGGTAGAAGCCTACGTGCCCCAAACCAGCAGCAGCGCACCCCTCGTGAGCGCCGACCTCGGCACCGTGGCCACGGCCCTGAATACCCGCGCCGGGCAGGCTCGCTACCGCCTCTGGACCAATTCCCAGAGCCAGGTGTACAACTACGGCGGCTCGCTGGGCCTGTGCTACGAGTTGCCCGGCGGCTACCTGGCCGGCGCCAACACCACCTACACCCGCCTCGACCGCAGCGACACCAGCGACGGCCTCGAAGACGGTTTCAACACGCCGCGCTGGGCCTACAACCTGAGCCTGGCCAACGAAAACGCCTACCGCAACGTCGGCTTCGGCCTGAACTACCGCTGGCAACAAGGCTACTACTCGCAAACCTTTTTGGTGAACGGCGAAGTGGCCGCCTACCACACCCTCGACGCCCAGCTCAGCTACGCCGTGCCAGCGCCGAACTTGCGCGTCAAGCTCGGCGCCAGCAACGTGCTCAACCAGTACTACGTGTCGTATTTGGGTGGGCCCAGCGTGGGCGGGCTATACTATCTGTCGGTGACCTACGCGCTGCTGTAATCAGCCCGGTCCCCGGCCGAGGCTAGCCCCGGCTGGCGGTGGCAGTGGGAATGACGACGATGTAGTCGTAGCCCAGAATAATGTTTTCCAGCAACTGGTCGGCCACCTCCAGCTTGTCGCGCAGCAGGGCCCGGCGGGCCGGGCGCAGGTCGAACACCTGCCAGCCCGGGCCGGTAGCTAGGTCAGCAAACGGCTTCATGAAAGGCTCTTTGGTGAGGTCGAACGGCACCACGTTCTTGGTGGGGTCGTCGGGGTTGAAGCTGCCCACCTGGGTGCCCTGCTTGCCCATCACCAGCAGGTGCAGCGACTTGGCGTCCTGCGCATCGGCCAGGTTCAGCGCTAGGTTGCCCACGTCGGTGATGCCGGCCCAGGGGCTCAGGGCCCGCGCCATGTGGCTGGCCCCGAACTTGAAGAGCAGCTTGGGCAGCGGCTGGCCCGGCTGCGGCGCCAGCGGCCGCAGGGCCTCCAGCAGGTTGCGCTTCATGAGGTTGATGCGGGCCTGATGATTGCCAAAGCCCTTCACCTGATTGCGGTAGATGCGGGAGCTGAGCAGGTAGTCCTGCACCATGCGGCGCACCTCCGGGCTTTCGGCGCGGGTGAGGGTTTCGAGGCTATCGAGGGCCGATTGCCGTTGGCCCAGTATGCTGTAGGCCTGGCCGCCGCTGCGAAACTGGGCGTTGTCGTGCTGCTGATACGCCGCGCCCTCCCGCTGCAGGTACGCTCGGGCCGGCTTGCTTTTCACCAGCCCGGCCAGCTGCTCATAAAAGCGGCCCAGGGTGAAAATCCCCACCTGCTCGATGCCAATAAACTGGGCCTTTTGCGTTCGCAGCTGCTGCGCCAGCTCGTATTCCTCGCGCCAGCTAAAGAACGACAGCGCCCCGGGGCTGGCCTTCAGGTAGGCCGTGGGGAAGCCCGGCGCGGCCGTGAGGCGGGTGAGCGCACGGGCCTGATAGCGGTCGATTTCGGTGACGAAGGCCGTCGGTTGCAATACCCGCGCCACCGCTTGGGTGATTTGCGGAATCTGGGCCATGCCGTGGTCTTCGCCCACCAGCACCATCTGGCTTTCGGCAATGCTGGCGCGCAGCTTATCCCAGCCCGTGCCGGCCAGCTGCGCGCCCGTGGCGGTGAGGGGGTAGGCGTTGGTGCGCAGCAGGCGGGTGAGGGTAGTGTCCTGCGCACGGGCCGGCGCCAGCAGGCCGCAGAGGCCCAGCGCGAGAAAGAGTGTTTTCATCATGGCAAAGTAGATGAGGGAAAAACCTCGTCCGTTGCCCTTGTACCGCTCCTGTCATCGAAACCGCTCAGCACTAAGCACAAAAAAAGGCCCGCTCAATTACGAGCGGGCCTTTTCTTTGGTCAGCCTTGCGCCTTACTTGCGCTTGGCCGGCGCCTTTTTGGCGGGCGCCTTCTTCACGGGTGCCTTCCCGGCCGAGGGCCGGCCGGTGGGCGTTTTCTGCAGCTCCGAAATAGTGGGCGCGGGGCCGTACTTGGTTTCGGCCGGGTTGGGGTCGCCGGGCAGGAAGGGGTCGAAGTCCACGCGACGGTTCAGGGCCTGGCCGGCCTTGGTGGCGTTGGTGGCAATGGGCTTGGTTTCGCCGTAGCCGCGCGACTCAATACGCTCGGGCGCCAGGCCCTGGCTCAGCATGTAGGTGCGGGCAGCGGCGGCCCGGTCGTACGACAGTCGCAGGTTGTAGTCGTCGGCACCCACGTTGTCGGTGTGGCCGGCAATGCTCAGGCTGTAGTCGGGGTACTCGTTCATGATGCGCACCAACTCCTGCAGCTTCGGATACGAACTCGGCAGCAAGCGCGCCTTGTTGAACTCGAAATTGATGTAGCGGGTGGCTTCGTTCAGCACCTTGCGGGCTTCGGCCTTAATCTCGGGGCAGCCTTTGTTCGAGGCCGGGCCGGGGCGGTTGGGGCAACGGTCCTGGTAGTCGGGCACGCCGTCGCCGTCGCGGTCAAGCGGGCAGCCGTTGGCGTCTACCTGCACACCGGCGGGGGTGCCGGGGCACTTGTCGTTCTGGTCAATCACGCCGTCGTTGTCGGCGTCGGGGCAGCCTTTCAGCTCCGCCTTGCCGGGGGTGTCGGGGCAGGCGTCGTCGGCGTCGGTCACGCCGTCACCGTCGCGGTCGGGGCAGCCCTGCAGGGCGGCCAGGCCTTTCACGTCGGGGCACTTGTCTTGGTAGTCGGGCACGCCGTCGCCATCCTTATCCAG
This DNA window, taken from Hymenobacter sp. 5317J-9, encodes the following:
- a CDS encoding LysR family transcriptional regulator, whose protein sequence is MKTLLLPTKTYRLNGRLWFETEDGRFLGIGRLELLEHIAALGSISKAAQAMGMSYKRAWDLVSSMNAQASTPLVATQTGGTKGGGAIVTEAGQAAIAEFRALQERFQEFMAAETKRVQER
- a CDS encoding TonB-dependent receptor; translation: MTHSITPAALRRFRFPLVWLALLGSATVARAQTTAPADTARKKLNLEEVVVSASRVEEGFLQSPVTVEKLSARALRLTPAPSFFDAIEHLKGVQVITPSLGFKVINARGFANTTNVRFAQLVDGIDNQAPHIGGPIGNVLGPSDLDIERVEVVPGTASALYGLNAINGLANFSTRNPFRSAGLSVQQKTGLNHLGDPATGTRAYSETSLRYARVLLADKLAFKVNGTLLRGYDWVARDATDLNPAGNANVGLLGADNPARDPVNSYGNESSDRSNFALLSSPDPQSTKTYQVARTGYDERDLVDYTLRTIKADAALHYRPKPGAELSYTYRVAGFDNVYQRSNRFRLQGYLLQQHAVQLITPVVQARAYLTQENTGRSYNLRSMGENLDRNFKPDDQWKRDFTAAWNAAVRAGQPVAQAQAAARAAADAGRYQPGTALFGQKLSELQDINNWDVGAALRVRAALAHAEAQVNLAEALRRGGHPFPTRLDLLAGADHRTYVVVPDGNYFINPNPGKDPLADNLTYSKTGGFVQAGGRLLADKLRLTATLRADKNDYFDVKFNPRFTAVYSPTQRQNFRLSYQTGYRFPSLFEGFSNVNSGQVKRIGGLRVMSDGVFENSYLRSSIDLFTKAVTDAANANASTTLTPAQKTQLAVQQNQNLLVKNPYTYLRPEHIRSLELGYKAALGPSGRLLADVDFYYNAYRDFIAQVEAYVPQTSSSAPLVSADLGTVATALNTRAGQARYRLWTNSQSQVYNYGGSLGLCYELPGGYLAGANTTYTRLDRSDTSDGLEDGFNTPRWAYNLSLANENAYRNVGFGLNYRWQQGYYSQTFLVNGEVAAYHTLDAQLSYAVPAPNLRVKLGASNVLNQYYVSYLGGPSVGGLYYLSVTYALL
- a CDS encoding OmpA family protein; protein product: MFSTTNLLRGLAVGGALLGMAAPHAQAQTPDRKTAISANVGLLQYRGNMGTDFWDRSEPDLEVGGGGAITRYLSPSWDVAVLGYYETYKFSSEVRAGDNFEARIGMVDLGFKLKMNNGKILKEEARIQPYLMGGGGFFLSNSKGRANGQDFFNQIRRPEVFGLAGIRVRLSDVVSLDLTTSQHYPFTERVDNLYGSPDDKLYDRFLLHQAGITVALGQAKDADGDGVSDKKDKCPGTPAGVAVDPNGCPLDKDGDGVPDYQDKCPDVKGLAALQGCPDRDGDGVTDADDACPDTPGKAELKGCPDADNDGVIDQNDKCPGTPAGVQVDANGCPLDRDGDGVPDYQDRCPNRPGPASNKGCPEIKAEARKVLNEATRYINFEFNKARLLPSSYPKLQELVRIMNEYPDYSLSIAGHTDNVGADDYNLRLSYDRAAAARTYMLSQGLAPERIESRGYGETKPIATNATKAGQALNRRVDFDPFLPGDPNPAETKYGPAPTISELQKTPTGRPSAGKAPVKKAPAKKAPAKRK